The following are encoded in a window of Lacinutrix sp. WUR7 genomic DNA:
- a CDS encoding phage tail protein, producing the protein MATDLYPIVGFHFNVTFIGLPKAKQLQVGFQSVVGLHVQSESKTLREGGENRFLHQLPSNIIYTPLTLKRGIVTEENRALTNWCQEAFQNHIKQPIEAIEIDVLDEQHAVLLRWRLFHVWPMRWEIGKLNAEKGEILIETLVLKYNYFQSI; encoded by the coding sequence ATGGCTACAGATCTATATCCTATTGTCGGTTTTCATTTTAACGTGACTTTTATTGGTTTGCCTAAAGCGAAGCAATTACAAGTCGGTTTTCAGTCTGTTGTCGGGTTGCATGTGCAATCAGAGAGTAAAACTTTAAGAGAAGGTGGCGAAAATAGATTCCTACATCAACTTCCTTCCAATATTATTTATACACCGCTCACCTTAAAAAGAGGTATAGTTACCGAAGAAAATAGGGCGCTAACCAATTGGTGTCAAGAAGCTTTTCAAAATCATATAAAGCAACCAATTGAAGCAATAGAAATTGATGTTTTAGACGAACAACATGCCGTTTTATTACGCTGGCGATTATTTCATGTCTGGCCAATGCGCTGGGAAATAGGAAAGTTAAATGCCGAAAAAGGAGAGATCCTTATAGAAACTTTAGTCTTGAAATATAATTACTTTCAATCGATTTAA
- a CDS encoding T9SS type A sorting domain-containing protein produces the protein MKKQVLLFLFTFCLTFCATAQIGFQENVIIDQSLLIDGVESVYTTDIDGDGDLDVLLASFNDNKITWYENIDGLGNYGNQQIINSAANGAKYVYAADIDGDGDMDVLSASSDNKIAWYENTDGLGNFGNEQIITIVAYGAKTVHAFDIDGDGDMDVLASSSGDGKIGWYENTDGQGTFGNQQVITLNASDVKSVYPVDLDNDGDMDLIAASVLSSSSSRISWYENTNGLGDFDPHLLTFSVIGVESVYAADIDNDGDMDVLSASSSDNKLAWYDNTDGQGTFGTQQIISTIANDPKSVYASDIDNDGDMDVISASDDDKISWYENTDGLGSFSTSNEIGLTNGTAEFVITSDIDNDGDMDVLAASYGSNALTIFKNLNGLGNFSNPQSVTSSAAGAKTVYSTDVDGDGDLDVLSASLDGNISWYENQDGQGSFSSKKIISYNTAQAWAVHAADIDGDGDMDVLSIHNGGNFGWFENLDGMGNFGEKHPIRSTNQGKSVYGADLDNDGDVDVLTADRDGISWHENIDGLGNFGSEKVLLFGSNITSTSVYASDLNGDGNLDVLQATQSQNKISWYENDGNSYDNFGGEDIISSYATYVQSVFASDLDGDGDMDVLSANQTSNSIVWYENIDGFGNFGLGQTITNLAYNAKSVYASDIDGDGDMDVLSASSNDGEIAWYENINGLGSFGSQQIIAVNAGAESVFAADIDQDGNMDVLFGSSSKIAWYKNLGTQFNEINGTIRMDMDANGCDVSDNVVPDLMVVTESTSDSFATFTSSSNGLYQLFPNEGEYTTSITSQLPYYYVSNPTSQISNFTGVGNTDTIDFCIEPIGAINDLNISVYPSINEPRPGFNTSYQIVYKNVGTTQLSGNVTFEFENTKLSFLNASETISTQTTNTLTFNFTDLIPFETRIINLEFNVFAPPTTNIDDALIAIATITPVAGDETEDDNVFTLNQTVIGSYDPNDISVLEGEEILLEDADKYLHYIIRFQNTGTASAINVHVENVLDDKLDYTTMQIESLSHTGKVEITNGTMVDFIFDNINLADSTNDEPNSHGFIAYKIKPKRGVAVGDIFYNTADIFFDFNPAITTNTVATEIVENLSVGEFNTNTFSVYPNPTESLLTIKSKVALNSLTIYDVNGRKLNAIELSNNALQYELDVTTLSNGIYFLEVHSSNAKQTQKFIKN, from the coding sequence ATGAAAAAACAAGTACTCCTATTCCTTTTTACTTTTTGTTTAACTTTTTGTGCTACTGCCCAAATAGGGTTTCAGGAAAATGTAATCATTGATCAATCCTTATTAATTGATGGAGTTGAATCTGTTTATACAACCGATATTGATGGTGATGGTGATCTTGACGTTTTGTTAGCGTCTTTTAATGACAATAAAATAACTTGGTATGAAAATATCGATGGTTTAGGTAATTATGGTAATCAACAAATCATAAATTCAGCAGCTAATGGAGCGAAGTATGTTTATGCTGCAGATATCGATGGTGATGGAGATATGGATGTTTTATCCGCGTCAAGTGATAATAAGATAGCTTGGTATGAAAATACAGATGGGCTAGGCAATTTTGGGAATGAACAAATTATAACTATAGTAGCGTATGGTGCGAAAACGGTTCATGCATTTGATATAGATGGCGATGGAGATATGGATGTTTTAGCCTCTTCTTCTGGAGATGGTAAGATTGGTTGGTATGAAAACACAGATGGTCAAGGTACTTTTGGTAATCAGCAGGTTATAACATTAAATGCATCCGATGTAAAATCTGTTTATCCGGTAGATCTTGATAATGATGGTGATATGGATTTAATAGCAGCTTCTGTATTATCTTCTTCTTCTAGCAGAATATCTTGGTATGAAAACACGAATGGTTTAGGTGATTTTGATCCGCATTTGTTAACTTTTTCAGTAATTGGAGTGGAATCTGTCTATGCAGCAGATATAGATAATGATGGAGATATGGATGTTTTATCTGCTTCGTCAAGTGATAATAAGTTAGCTTGGTATGATAACACAGATGGTCAAGGTACTTTTGGGACTCAGCAAATCATATCTACTATTGCAAATGATCCAAAAAGTGTTTATGCTTCAGATATAGATAATGATGGTGATATGGATGTTATATCTGCTTCCGATGATGATAAAATAAGTTGGTACGAAAACACAGATGGATTAGGTAGTTTTAGTACTTCCAATGAAATTGGATTAACAAATGGTACTGCAGAGTTTGTAATTACCTCAGATATAGATAACGATGGTGACATGGATGTACTAGCTGCTTCTTATGGTAGTAATGCATTAACCATATTTAAGAATTTAAATGGTTTAGGAAATTTTAGTAACCCACAATCTGTAACGTCATCTGCAGCTGGTGCTAAAACTGTATATAGTACTGATGTGGATGGGGATGGAGATTTAGATGTCTTGTCTGCAAGTTTAGACGGTAATATATCGTGGTATGAAAATCAAGATGGCCAAGGAAGTTTTTCTAGTAAAAAAATTATAAGCTATAATACCGCTCAAGCTTGGGCCGTTCATGCAGCTGATATTGATGGCGATGGCGATATGGATGTATTGTCAATTCATAATGGTGGTAATTTTGGTTGGTTTGAGAATTTGGATGGTATGGGGAATTTTGGAGAAAAACACCCTATAAGGAGTACAAATCAAGGAAAATCTGTTTATGGTGCCGATTTAGATAACGATGGGGATGTAGATGTATTAACTGCAGATCGTGATGGAATATCTTGGCATGAAAATATCGATGGTTTAGGTAATTTTGGTAGCGAAAAAGTTTTACTTTTTGGTAGTAATATAACATCAACTTCAGTATATGCCTCTGATTTAAATGGTGATGGAAATTTAGACGTCTTACAAGCTACACAATCTCAAAATAAAATATCGTGGTATGAAAATGATGGAAACTCCTATGATAATTTTGGTGGTGAAGATATTATTTCATCCTATGCAACTTATGTCCAATCCGTTTTTGCTTCGGACCTAGATGGTGATGGAGATATGGATGTGTTGTCCGCAAATCAAACTAGTAATTCCATAGTTTGGTATGAAAATATAGATGGTTTCGGTAATTTTGGACTTGGACAGACAATAACGAACTTGGCTTATAATGCTAAATCTGTATACGCGTCAGATATAGATGGCGATGGCGATATGGATGTGTTATCCGCTTCTAGTAACGATGGAGAAATAGCTTGGTATGAAAATATAAATGGGCTTGGTAGTTTCGGGAGTCAGCAAATTATAGCTGTAAATGCAGGAGCTGAATCGGTTTTTGCAGCAGATATCGATCAAGATGGTAATATGGACGTGCTTTTTGGTTCTTCAAGTAAGATTGCTTGGTATAAAAATTTAGGAACGCAGTTTAATGAAATTAATGGTACCATTCGAATGGATATGGATGCTAATGGCTGCGATGTTTCCGATAATGTAGTGCCTGATTTAATGGTTGTTACTGAAAGTACTTCAGATAGTTTCGCTACATTTACTTCAAGTAGTAATGGCTTATATCAGTTGTTTCCTAATGAAGGCGAGTATACAACTTCTATAACATCTCAATTACCTTATTACTATGTTTCTAACCCAACCTCTCAAATCTCTAATTTTACAGGCGTTGGTAATACCGATACAATTGATTTTTGTATAGAACCAATAGGTGCAATTAATGATTTAAACATTTCAGTATACCCATCAATTAACGAACCAAGACCTGGTTTTAATACAAGCTATCAAATAGTGTATAAAAATGTTGGTACAACGCAATTAAGTGGTAATGTTACTTTTGAATTTGAAAACACAAAGCTAAGTTTCTTAAATGCAAGTGAAACGATTAGTACACAAACGACAAATACATTAACGTTTAATTTCACAGACTTAATTCCTTTTGAAACTAGAATCATTAATTTAGAATTTAATGTATTTGCACCACCAACAACAAATATAGATGATGCGTTAATTGCAATTGCTACTATAACCCCAGTAGCAGGGGATGAAACAGAAGACGATAATGTATTTACCTTAAACCAAACCGTAATTGGTTCTTACGATCCAAATGATATTAGCGTTTTAGAAGGGGAAGAGATTCTACTAGAAGATGCAGATAAATACTTACATTATATCATTCGTTTTCAAAATACAGGAACCGCAAGTGCCATTAATGTGCATGTAGAAAATGTACTTGATGATAAGTTAGATTATACTACCATGCAGATAGAAAGTCTAAGCCATACCGGAAAAGTAGAAATTACAAATGGTACGATGGTTGATTTTATATTTGATAATATTAATCTAGCAGATAGTACCAATGATGAACCAAACTCACATGGATTTATTGCTTATAAAATAAAACCTAAAAGAGGAGTAGCGGTTGGTGATATTTTTTATAATACAGCAGATATTTTCTTCGATTTTAATCCAGCAATTACAACAAATACAGTTGCAACAGAGATTGTAGAAAACTTATCGGTTGGCGAGTTTAATACCAATACTTTTTCTGTGTATCCAAACCCAACAGAAAGTCTGCTTACCATTAAAAGTAAAGTAGCTTTAAATAGTTTGACTATTTATGATGTGAACGGAAGGAAATTAAATGCCATAGAATTATCAAATAATGCATTACAATATGAATTAGATGTCACTACCTTATCTAATGGTATTTACTTTTTAGAGGTGCATTCTAGTAATGCAAAACAAACGCAGAAGTTTATTAAAAATTAA
- a CDS encoding AAA family ATPase gives MGSPDKLIKVLLFAYTDRSFSTLSKVQPNPISLPVNPKGFSQKHRLTTSETSNSSYVVSEPKELNLDFILDGTNTIAGYAYNSGNHAVKDQLAIFMHTVYFKKASEKHPRFLLVKWGDSLAFSGILSDLNLNYTLFEPNGDPLRIEVSAKFSRISNAIKNVEVLHTDWNWDHLVLNDKTKEGIDDILDWIEHSDVFFKEWEMSNKIKPGYWALFHGPPGTGKTLTASLIGKKTNQNVYRVNLSRIISKYIGETEKNLMAVLRFAEKSNSILFFDEADAIFGKRTEVGDAHDSYVNQEVSYLLNVMENYNGILIFAVKYNIQDSEINQKFQVKVPFFLPNASERFKLWKNAIPEKGKLDLKTDLEILSEKYELSATEIMNVIRFASLKTIKEKEKTISNTWIIKGIRREYEKRN, from the coding sequence ATGGGAAGTCCAGATAAATTAATTAAGGTACTACTATTTGCGTATACAGATAGGAGTTTCTCTACATTAAGTAAAGTACAACCAAACCCAATTTCACTACCAGTTAATCCTAAAGGATTTTCTCAAAAACATCGATTAACAACTAGTGAAACATCGAATTCTTCGTATGTAGTTTCAGAGCCAAAAGAGTTAAATTTAGATTTTATTTTGGACGGCACAAATACCATTGCTGGTTATGCCTATAATTCCGGTAATCATGCGGTTAAAGACCAATTAGCTATTTTTATGCATACCGTTTATTTTAAAAAAGCTAGCGAAAAACATCCTCGGTTTTTGCTAGTTAAATGGGGTGATAGTCTAGCGTTTAGTGGAATTCTTTCCGATTTAAATTTAAACTATACCTTGTTTGAACCTAATGGCGATCCATTACGAATAGAAGTTAGCGCAAAGTTTTCTCGTATTTCTAATGCCATTAAAAATGTAGAAGTTTTACATACCGATTGGAATTGGGACCATCTAGTTTTGAATGATAAAACAAAGGAAGGAATAGACGATATTCTAGATTGGATAGAACATAGTGATGTGTTTTTTAAAGAATGGGAAATGTCCAATAAAATTAAACCTGGTTATTGGGCATTGTTTCATGGACCTCCAGGTACTGGTAAAACTTTAACTGCAAGTTTAATAGGAAAGAAAACAAATCAAAACGTATACCGAGTTAACCTATCTCGTATTATTTCGAAATATATTGGGGAGACCGAAAAAAATCTAATGGCTGTACTTCGTTTTGCTGAAAAATCGAATAGTATTTTGTTTTTTGATGAAGCTGATGCCATATTCGGCAAAAGGACAGAAGTAGGAGATGCGCACGATTCCTATGTAAATCAAGAAGTTTCCTATCTATTAAATGTAATGGAAAACTATAACGGAATACTCATTTTTGCCGTGAAATATAATATTCAAGATTCTGAAATCAATCAGAAATTTCAAGTAAAAGTTCCCTTTTTCTTACCCAATGCATCCGAAAGATTTAAACTTTGGAAAAATGCAATTCCTGAAAAAGGGAAACTAGATTTAAAAACAGATTTAGAAATACTTTCCGAAAAATATGAACTCAGCGCAACAGAGATAATGAATGTTATTCGCTTTGCAAGCTTAAAAACAATTAAAGAAAAAGAAAAAACGATTAGTAATACTTGGATTATTAAAGGCATTCGTCGGGAATACGAAAAACGTAACTAG
- a CDS encoding phage tail protein: MAAVGDYPLAKFHFSVEWGDDFRLDFLEVSGLDFETQVIEYRSGNSKKYNKTKQPGLTKYSDVTLKRGTYQGDFDFFKEWQKTYFFQEGSNTGSLYRRSVYIKLLNENHEPIITWVLENAWPSKVQSASLKADSNEIAIETMILVHEGISILEAK, translated from the coding sequence ATGGCTGCAGTTGGAGATTACCCTTTGGCAAAATTTCATTTTTCCGTAGAATGGGGAGACGATTTTAGATTAGACTTCTTAGAAGTAAGTGGATTAGATTTTGAAACACAAGTCATAGAATATCGTTCCGGAAATAGTAAAAAATATAACAAAACAAAACAACCAGGTCTTACCAAGTATAGTGATGTAACCTTAAAAAGAGGCACGTATCAAGGCGACTTTGACTTTTTTAAAGAATGGCAAAAAACCTATTTTTTTCAAGAAGGAAGCAATACAGGATCTTTATATAGAAGAAGTGTATACATAAAACTACTTAATGAAAATCATGAACCTATAATAACTTGGGTTCTAGAAAACGCTTGGCCAAGTAAAGTACAATCGGCAAGTTTAAAAGCAGACTCTAATGAAATAGCTATTGAAACCATGATATTGGTACATGAAGGAATATCCATTTTAGAAGCAAAATAA
- a CDS encoding T9SS type A sorting domain-containing protein has translation MKIKYICLLFLFFIQFTFAQIGFQDNILNSENVYPGYTNGFVHSNDIDGDGDMDLVVILGNGNEVAWLENLDGQGDFGTPETISLTSSGFRTAYALDVDGDGDTDVISSSDEYITWYENTDGLGTFISQQSIPFDAFSISYADLDNDMDLDIVASNYQDSKLVWFENTNGLGIFGSEQIINDGFTILTLHITDVDNDNDMDIIAGRDNENLYLYENTDALGDFGSSQLIGSTQYNADSISSMDFDNDGDLDLITVDGSVSGTLIWYENQNGLGDFADGINFGTGGVFMDVSDINNDGFMDIIVSGGYNHSSIYHINNGTGGFSSFVNFLNTYSEGTTNIYATDLDGDGDLDVVKYSEQYETISWHAYLDGQPDYGSEKVILTNADTPQEVIAFDIDGDGDEDILSRSLNNLAWFENTDGNGLFGNIRFISSDYCGSMFPTDVDNDGDKDLLCSSGSRFFWIENTGSQNFSIQHEIDDNTVVRFIDVNDIDGDNDLDIIAYKTNQILLYENLDSQGSYSAPQVLIDNVNVIGNGLKIADIDGDTDMDIVFGEYNLISWSENTDGNGAFGIPQGIASGVEDLHSIYVIDIDGDNDLDMVFGSDDRKIAWYENLDGLGAFGSQIIIASDTNTSAVVSSIFPGDVDGDGDIDILSTYSVSNYSGEVRWHENIDGQGTFNSEQLVSTSIGRPVSLFSSDIDNDGDMDVVSAGKNFDNITWYKNLNLLGNEIYGSVRFDINDDGCNTSNMELPNVMIQSSNGTDDFATFTKENGSYQIAVNEGDFVTAISGLPNYFSSNPVSNSSSFSGLGNTDISNFCLSSNQTINDLEIAIYSPFNDPRPGFDITYRIVYKNLGTTQLSGDITYMFNASKMQFLGANETVVAQTANSLTFNYADLNLLETRTIDLQFNVFGPPTTNINNTLVTTATINPVSGDNMPDDNVFTLNQTVIGSYDPNDIRVLEGEEIVMEDVDKYLHYIIRFQNTGTASAINVHVENILDDKLDWTTMQLESLSHAGRVEIKNGSEVNFVFNNINLADSTNDEPNSHGFIAYKIKPKSDVVVGDVFYNTAGIFFDFNPAIITNTVTTEIIENLSVSEFNNNTFSVYPNPTENQLTITSKIPLSAITIFDINGRKIKDVKLSNHTLQYQLDVANLSNGMYFIELVSENSHETQKFIKK, from the coding sequence ATGAAAATAAAATACATTTGTTTACTATTTCTATTCTTTATCCAATTTACTTTTGCCCAAATAGGGTTTCAAGATAATATTCTTAATTCGGAAAACGTATATCCCGGCTATACCAATGGTTTTGTTCATTCTAATGATATCGATGGGGATGGAGATATGGATTTAGTCGTGATTTTAGGTAATGGTAATGAAGTTGCTTGGCTAGAAAACTTGGATGGACAAGGAGATTTTGGAACACCGGAAACGATAAGTTTAACGTCTTCTGGTTTTAGAACAGCCTATGCTCTAGATGTGGATGGTGATGGTGATACAGATGTTATTTCTAGTAGTGATGAATACATTACTTGGTATGAAAATACAGATGGATTAGGGACTTTTATTAGTCAGCAATCTATACCATTTGATGCATTTAGTATTAGTTATGCCGATTTAGATAATGATATGGATTTAGATATTGTAGCTTCTAATTATCAGGATAGCAAGTTGGTTTGGTTTGAAAATACAAATGGATTAGGAATTTTTGGTTCGGAACAAATTATTAACGATGGTTTTACAATACTAACATTACACATTACAGATGTGGATAACGACAACGATATGGATATTATTGCTGGTCGTGATAATGAAAATTTATACCTATATGAAAATACCGATGCTTTAGGGGATTTTGGATCTTCTCAACTCATTGGGTCCACACAATATAATGCAGATTCTATTTCTTCTATGGATTTTGATAATGATGGAGATTTGGATCTAATTACAGTAGATGGCTCTGTTTCTGGTACTTTAATTTGGTATGAAAACCAGAATGGTCTTGGAGATTTTGCAGATGGAATAAATTTTGGAACCGGAGGAGTGTTTATGGACGTTTCAGATATAAATAATGACGGATTTATGGATATAATTGTAAGTGGAGGTTACAACCATTCTTCCATCTATCACATAAATAATGGCACAGGAGGTTTTTCTAGTTTTGTAAATTTCTTAAATACGTATTCTGAAGGAACCACGAACATATATGCAACCGATTTAGATGGAGATGGAGATTTGGACGTCGTTAAATACTCGGAACAATACGAAACAATTTCATGGCATGCGTATTTAGATGGACAACCAGATTATGGTTCAGAGAAAGTTATATTAACGAATGCAGATACACCACAAGAGGTGATAGCTTTTGATATAGATGGAGACGGTGATGAAGATATACTTTCTAGGTCTTTAAATAATTTAGCCTGGTTTGAAAATACAGATGGGAATGGTCTTTTTGGTAATATAAGGTTTATTTCAAGTGATTATTGTGGTTCTATGTTTCCTACAGATGTAGACAATGATGGAGATAAAGACCTGCTTTGTTCGTCTGGTTCTAGGTTCTTTTGGATTGAAAATACAGGTAGCCAAAATTTTAGTATACAACATGAAATTGATGATAATACAGTCGTGAGATTTATAGATGTAAATGATATAGACGGTGATAATGATTTAGATATTATTGCGTACAAAACAAATCAAATATTATTATATGAAAATCTAGATAGTCAAGGTTCTTATAGTGCACCTCAAGTTCTAATTGATAATGTAAATGTAATTGGCAATGGATTAAAGATAGCAGATATAGATGGTGATACGGATATGGATATTGTTTTTGGAGAATATAATCTTATTTCTTGGAGTGAAAATACGGATGGAAATGGAGCTTTTGGAATTCCGCAGGGGATCGCTTCAGGTGTTGAGGATTTGCATTCTATTTATGTTATAGATATAGATGGTGATAATGATTTAGATATGGTATTCGGTTCCGATGATCGTAAAATAGCATGGTATGAGAATTTAGATGGTTTAGGTGCATTTGGTAGTCAAATAATAATAGCTTCAGATACCAATACTTCAGCTGTAGTAAGTTCTATTTTTCCAGGTGATGTAGATGGTGATGGGGATATCGATATTTTATCTACCTATAGTGTTTCTAATTATTCCGGAGAAGTACGTTGGCACGAGAACATAGACGGTCAAGGAACTTTTAATAGCGAACAATTGGTGTCTACAAGTATTGGGCGACCAGTATCACTTTTTTCTAGCGATATAGATAACGATGGAGATATGGATGTGGTATCTGCAGGAAAAAACTTTGATAATATTACGTGGTATAAAAACCTAAACCTTTTAGGTAATGAAATATACGGTTCAGTTCGTTTCGATATAAACGATGATGGTTGTAATACTAGTAATATGGAATTGCCAAATGTAATGATTCAAAGTAGTAATGGAACAGATGATTTTGCAACATTTACCAAAGAAAATGGGAGTTATCAAATAGCTGTAAATGAAGGTGATTTTGTAACTGCTATTTCAGGCTTGCCAAATTATTTTTCTTCTAATCCGGTTTCAAATTCTTCTAGTTTTTCTGGGCTGGGAAATACAGATATATCCAATTTCTGTTTATCATCTAATCAAACAATTAATGATTTAGAAATTGCTATCTATTCCCCTTTTAACGATCCAAGACCAGGTTTTGATATTACATACAGAATAGTGTATAAGAATTTAGGAACTACACAATTAAGTGGGGATATTACCTATATGTTTAATGCTAGTAAAATGCAGTTTTTAGGTGCTAACGAAACAGTCGTTGCACAAACGGCAAATAGTTTAACTTTTAATTATGCAGATTTAAATCTATTAGAAACAAGAACCATAGATTTACAATTTAATGTGTTTGGTCCTCCTACAACTAATATAAATAATACATTAGTTACCACGGCCACTATAAATCCAGTTTCTGGAGATAATATGCCAGACGATAATGTGTTTACATTAAACCAAACCGTAATTGGTTCTTACGATCCAAATGATATTCGAGTTTTAGAAGGTGAAGAAATTGTAATGGAAGATGTAGATAAATATTTGCACTATATCATTCGTTTTCAAAATACAGGAACTGCAAGTGCTATTAATGTGCATGTAGAAAATATTTTAGATGATAAATTAGATTGGACAACCATGCAATTAGAAAGTTTGAGTCATGCTGGTCGTGTAGAAATAAAAAACGGGAGTGAGGTAAACTTTGTTTTTAATAATATCAACTTAGCAGATAGTACCAATGATGAACCAAACTCGCATGGATTTATTGCCTATAAAATAAAACCGAAAAGCGATGTAGTAGTGGGTGATGTTTTTTATAATACAGCGGGTATTTTCTTCGATTTTAATCCAGCAATTATTACCAATACCGTTACAACAGAAATTATAGAAAACTTATCGGTTAGCGAGTTTAATAACAATACTTTTTCTGTGTATCCAAACCCAACAGAAAATCAATTAACCATTACCAGTAAAATACCTTTGAGTGCTATTACTATTTTTGATATTAATGGTAGAAAAATTAAAGATGTAAAACTATCCAATCATACATTACAATACCAATTAGATGTCGCTAATTTATCTAACGGAATGTATTTTATAGAACTAGTTTCTGAAAACTCGCATGAAACACAGAAGTTTATTAAAAAGTAA